The Phragmites australis chromosome 1, lpPhrAust1.1, whole genome shotgun sequence genomic interval CCTCCAAATTTATTACAAGAATCACCCAAAAAAATCTCCACATAACAAAGACTACAAAACAGAAAGGCTATAACATACTCCAAAAATATGAAtgaaaagaaaagtaaaatTTACAGGAGAGGATCTAAAAACTGATGAAACGAAGTAACAATTCTTCACAAGGACAAGAGCGCAAATGGCTGCAGAGCCAACCAACCAATGGCCAACTTTTCCTGCACGCCTGAAGGCTGCGACATGCTCTGCCCCAGTTTCAGCAGCTGGTGTCCCATCCACGAGGACCTGAGGACCATGGCTCGCCCACTCCACTACACCAACCACATGGCCAGCAGCCCCACGGGGAGCGCCCACGCCACGCTCGCTGCGGCCCGGGGCGGAGCCGGCGCGGGGGACTGCGCCGCGACTGCGGGCGCGTAGCCGTACGGCGCGAACGCGGAGTTGGGCTCGAGCGCGTCCGGGTTGGGCGGGCTCGGGCTGGACGGGATGGTGGGCACCGCttcggacggcggcacggccGCGCCGTCATCGGCGGGGGAGGGGAGCACCGGCATTATGTCCGGCGACAGCGCCGGCGGGAGCGCCAAGTGGGAGTGGTGCTGCCTGGGGAGGCGCGGGAGCGGGTACTCGGGCGCCGCGGAGATGGCCGACGCCCGGAGCGCGGCCGCTGCGGGCGTGGCGCACGCCGCGTGGTGGAGGACCAGGACGGCGaggccgacgaggaggagccgACCGCGCGCGAGGGTTCTCGCCATTCGTTGCTGTCCGCGCTTGGGCCGCCGGGCGCGGGTGGCGGCGAGAGCGGGAGGGCAGAGGATTGCTTGGCGAGGTGTGCACTGCCGCCTTGCAGCCGGCGTAGCGGTGTGGGTGTGAGGCAGTGGAGTGTGGAGTGGTGGTCTGGGTGGGCACATGTTACATGGCGGCACGCCGCCGTGACTGACGCTGCACACTGTAAGGTATCCTTGGGCCTTGGCCAATTGGACACAAATCCATTGCATGCGGGCTAAGCCCACGTGTCAGCAGACGTGATGTAACTGCAAAAATTGTAAATCTAAGCTGCCATTGCCGGTTGCaacaagttttaaaaaaatattggatTCTATAGtcgtaaaaaaattgaaaaaaaaagttgtggTATAGAGAATATTATCATCTAGATCTTAAAaattttagacaaaaatataatttttacaaagagaAACAGAAAAGGACAAATTTCATGGGACCCTGAAATTTGTTTTTCCCctaaaatttgtattttttctCATTTCAATAGTAATTTTTTGAGCTGAATCTTTTTGAAAACCTATAGCATCATCTGCAccgtataatttttttagaatttttcattacTATTCCGTAGATTTAGAATTTTGAGAGATTGAAGCATAGATGaagcataatattttttttatttttgaacatgTCATCTTTGGAAGGGTGACATGTGGCCATAGGAGtatagatttttatttttaaaacagacgtatatatttacatatatttttatttaaaaatataaaattcttTTGTATTATACCATGAAAAGCTTCCGGTAAAGAAGGCCAACTAAGCCATATTTATTGAGTCGGTTTGCAGCCCGTCACTATTAGCACGGTTAGGAGCGGGATAGCCTCGCTTGATATGAAGATTCAGGTTGTGCCTAAAACGGCTAGCCAGGCATGATTGACCCAAAAAACACCAGGCTTGATCTGACCTAGCAAGGCACCATGAGCCAGCTAGGATCATGACTAACTGGTTGGCATGGgtcgtttatttttttaaatagttttttattgTTTAACctttaaaattatataaaataaaaaacaccaAACTTCATCTACAAATAGGGCACCAGCCCCTCTCCACTCATTCCACACCAAATCCTGCTTGCTCTCTTGGGTGCTCCTCTCATTATTCTCTTAAATTCTTACGAATTTACGATAACTTAACAAAATTCATTGTAAttattgtaaaaaaataaagatctgGCTTCCAGCTTGTTTGAATAAATTTAGTACATATTTTGCATCTGAGTTcattgttttaaatattttatttctttattcctaatatttctatttttttaagtttcaTTCAAGGATCATGATATGTCGGGCTCTACACGTGTCATCAAGCAGCGACGCAAAAAGATCAAGACCTATTACTCTCtatcagagggtgaactcctcaagcggggatctggagggacccccttgagattcggctgggggaatgattctgaatccgttttgcgggtgaaataaatgggtgtaaatgagatgcaggtagAATAGAAGGATCGAATGTAGTAAGTAGTAAATGTTTGgtggatttttagacaggttcgggccgcactgagcgtaacaccctactcctgtgtgtatgctataaatgctctaaaAATatctctctgagtgtttgctgggttacaagaatatttgtctagtctagagctccatgctccttattcttcggctgATCTATGCTTTGGTGTTCGGTCTGGACTCAGCTTGTACTGAACTTGACTCAGTTGATGTCGAACTCTACTTCATCTGTGCTTCACCTgcctttctccggggagcccgcccggcttaaatacccgccggggtggtggcatgcccagaaaggatggtgtgagttccaaggcgtcataaatggaaagcgactatcatgggctgctgcgcgaggtgacggagAGGGTTTAGAATgtgccccgtccggtcttgttcgtcatcatgctattcttcaacgggcgctgcggggagggcccaccgagtAGCCCGGTGTgccccgcccggtcagagcaagtctgacacagcagggtggcaagCAGAGTgtcttgggcttcgcgatgttatcccgagacgcgccGAATATCGCGTGATAGGACCTgggcattaaatgtccccacgcctccttgccaagccatggcagggactgacagcaggcgtgaggGGAaacagttggaagtgacaggccacacgccctctgaaatgcagcatcggacctctcaccagttgacacctcactgctggGCCTTTGTGGGGGCCACCAGCGAAGGACTTTTTAAGTCCTtgggggaaccgagtgctcgggggtcactgttcatggtcccgagcactctctcccggaactgactttccttgggtccttgggggactcgggtactcggggaccaccgttcacggccccgagcaccttcttcccggtacttggtctttcTTGTCGTCGAGTGACTTGAGTACTCGGGGGCCATTgcttgcagccccgagcactctcttcccggtacttgatcttctcgagtcatcggagaactcgggtactcgaggaccactgttcatgaccccgaacACCCTCTTCCGGAACTTAATATTCTCAtccctcggggagataacccccgtgagagggcaccacgtggcactctgctgttctggcctcaaGACTTGGGAACCCCTAGTTCCTGTGTCACTGACAGTCCTCATTATggtaatattttgaaaaggtctatATAGAAGAAGTTGATGTCAATGTAAGATATGATAAGTGTATTACATGCAAACATCAAGACCTATTATGTCCTTAATATGGTAAACATCAAGACCTATTATGTCCTTAATATGgtaagattttgaaaagatctaTATAGAAGAAGACGAAGTCAAGGTAAGACATGACAAGTGTGACACTTGCAAATATAAATTATCTGTAAAGTGTACATGTGTAATGGGGGCACTTAAATAGGCACACTACAACTTGCAAAGACAAGGCTGGAGTGAGCATAAGGCAAATGATGCTGCATTTCAACCCTGATAGTTCCAAATGTCAATAAAAATGTGTAATTTTCAGAGCTAGGATGTACTCTTTTCTCCTTTCTAAGATTTTCTCATATTGAGTTTTCACCTAGAAGAGTTTTTAATGAGTCGGCCAAAATAACAATAAATCTCAATGTTTAATTTCAATCACGTGTCCATGATTTTATCTGTTCTTCctgatttttcttgttttttaattttagagctaattgttctcttttttccttcataTGAAGGTTCTTAATGAGGCAGACAAAAAACAATGAAAGCACATTAATTATGTGTGTAAAAAATTTTCATCTTTATtatgcaattttttaatatttatttttttggtttttttaatctCTTCACTGACCAATCGTGCTTGATGGGCGACATGGAGGCTGGTGGGCAATTCTGTGGGCTGTAGCTTAGGTCTGTGGACTGGCATGACACGACCCGCCAACAGGATTATGCCTGGCGAGCTATTTTCGTACCCATATCGGGTCGACCCACCAGACCCTTTTGTCCATTTTTTGCATTCACCAAAATATCTTATAACTGATAAAATTGTACACTCGAGTTAAATCATAAGTGAGAGCTATCTCATCTCTAGTACCCAAGTTATCTATATATAGTAAAAGTCGTCCATTCTCTGAACTGTCATCGCGCCACATCATCCCACAGTCCTGAGCCATCGGATCGAAGTATGAGCAAATGTACATTGTCCGATTCCAATTGATAAGCATGCCTAACGTCGAGCGTTATCTAGACTCTTCCTCTCAGTCCTCGTCTGCTccccttccttttcttcctcacATCATGGCTTCTACTGATCACATCGCCGTCCCTTTCCATCGACGCCGCTAGCACCACTGCCTCCCTAATCCCGCCGGTCATTGCCTCATCTCCATACCTCTCCTTTTCTACTGTCGCCGCCCCTCGATTAACTCTCCAGCTCTTACTTGCATGGCGGCCCTTCGCCTCCATGGTGAATAGCTTCATCCATCTCCCTCTCCATTGTCGCCTTCTCCACCACTACCTCACCCACACGCCAACCGAGCGTCGCCTCCTCAGCACCAACACCTCCACTCACCACCACCCCCACCACATCGCCTCTTCCTCCACAGCCTGTTGCGGGCTGTGTCCACTACGCCGCCACCTCTCCTTAGCAGAGGCGAGGATCGGACGGGAAAGATGGATGTGGCGGTTGTGCTAGAGAAGCCGCGTcatcctcccctctcctttaCTCACACCGTTGTGGCTCCCTACCTCCATGCACCTCAACCCTGCCCCCACTCCTTACCTCTGCGCGCACCCTGCCATTGAAGAGACAACATGTAGGGCAGAAACCTCGATGGGCTGGCGCTGTTCGCCTCCCTTCCCAGCTGCTACCACCTGTGACGCTACTTTTCCTGCATTGTTGACAGCGTCACCCCGCCTCTCTCAACCCGCCGATCGTCCCTTCTAGTGCATCACAGAGCTACGCCAGTCTAATTAACATGGTGGTAGCACCTAGTGGCACATGGAAGGGTGACATCGCAGCGGCGGCCATGTGAAAGAACGAAGCAGAGCGGCGACCAAGTGGACGCGATATGTAGCTGCCTCACCTCCTCACTGAAGCCATCATGCAATGCTGACAAGTGTGTCCCCATCGCGGCTCAACGGGCTAGCGATGATGGTAGAAGCAGAGGGGACTTTGCTTGTGAGGAAGCTGAGCGGCGAACCCTGTTCCTAATTTATTGATGCTGCGTCAAACCTGCCTCACACGAATTATCTCAAATCTAACAACCTGATTGATAATTCCAACTATCTATCTGTTGATCTACTGCACCAATTCCATCTTGCATTGTTGCATCGTTTATATATTGCCTCAATCACTTTAATGGCTTAACATCTCTAGTGTAGCATGCAAGCCATTCGAATCAAGGCACCTGCCTATCAACCAGTATAAGAGCTTCCTTCCTTGTTTGATGAATATTAAACATATTTGCACAACATGTGCAGGTGATGCGTTCGTTGGTGCCCTGCTTCAAAAGATCATCCAAAACCCATCCTCGCTACAAGTAAGCTGCCTGCAAACACGTCCTTTAGTATTTACCATGTCACAGAATTTTAATGCTAGCTGACTGTATAAGATGAAAAGAGGCTAGAGGCAATTAAATTTGCAAATACATGTGGAGCGATCATGACTACAAACAAAGGGGCAATCCCATCACATAGAGAATGCATATATCATCCTATGTGATATGACTTTCGCTTGCTTtgacatcttaaaaaaaaattgtattgtATACTGATCTGGATTATAAGCAACGGGTACTCCAGGATACTTGCCCTTTTTGTTTGCTCTACTTCCCTTTCTGAAAGGGTGTTTTAGAACTCTACATTATGATTGACGGCTACTTTGTGAACGGGCTTAGAGAGGAGGCACTACAACTGTTGGAGCTGATGAAGGAGTGCATGGCGCCGACCAGCCACACTTCTGTGCTCATGCTCAATATTTGTGCCAACTCAGAGGCCATCGAGGAAGTTTCTTTAATTTGATGCCAGTTCCAGGAACCTTGATATCGAGCCTGGTGCGGAGCACTATGTTGGCCATGGacattattttctctcatttcatTAGTACTCTATGGTGATATCAGCAACTGTTTATTTTAATCTTACCGTGATAGTTTTCAAACCCATAAATCACTTGGAATATGGTTGTTGCTTTACAACCTGTACATCCATAGTatatgtgtttgctttgtgATTAAATACTGATTCCCCCCTAAGAATTATGTTAGGTTTCTACTAATAGATTATTGATGTTTTTAGGCATTCCAATTATTGCCCCAGTATCTGCAAGTCTTAGAGAATTATTCAGTCCTTTCTGTCGTACAAGAAATGGAAAGATGGATCGAGGTAATTATATTTTGCTTTGCTCACCTCTCGTAACTAGGCTTACTATTGCTGagatattttatttccttaATTCTAGAAATCAAAAGTTGTTTTAAGTCTATCTTCATCTCTGAACATTCTGTTGCTATATTCAAACAAAGAAAATCTTTTATACCTTCAAATTTAATCGAGCTATCGGCATTTCTCACTTCAATTGGTCTAATCTCATATTTTATCCTTCTGAC includes:
- the LOC133891032 gene encoding vegetative cell wall protein gp1-like is translated as MCPPRPPLHTPLPHTHTATPAARRQCTPRQAILCPPALAATRARRPKRGQQRMARTLARGRLLLVGLAVLVLHHAACATPAAAALRASAISAAPEYPLPRLPRQHHSHLALPPALSPDIMPVLPSPADDGAAVPPSEAVPTIPSSPSPPNPDALEPNSAFAPYGYAPAVAAQSPAPAPPRAAASVAWALPVGLLAMWLV